From a single Candoia aspera isolate rCanAsp1 chromosome 2, rCanAsp1.hap2, whole genome shotgun sequence genomic region:
- the LOC134488978 gene encoding ohanin-like: protein MSLSTGFQLSLNFLQTRNVLRKLTGNCCILLFLLCFLADQESGGKALASSPATRNKTGVTFVPETAFKSLVVSPDKKTVTNGGVSHVVPDNPERFSRSPCVLGSPGFRSGKHYWEVEYGTQREWAVGVAGKSVERKKYLTLVPEERIWQVGLWWLRRLETDANKPPKSSGIISIFVDYDRERVVFDMDGKITTFNTSFNGEEILPLFYAGGTVSLKIV from the exons ATGTCTCTTTCTACTGGCTTCCAACTTAGCTTGAACTTCTTACAGACAAGGAATGTCCTGAGGAAGCTCACAG GCAACTGTTGCATCCTCCTGTTCTTACTATGTTTTCTTGCTGACCAGGAAAGTGGTGGAAAGGCTCTGGCTTCATCCCCCGCAACACGGAACAAAA CTGGTGTGACTTTCGTCCCAGAAACAGCATTTAAATCGCTGGTTGTGTCACCAGACAAGAAGACTGTAACAAATGGGGGTGTCTCCCATGTTGTGCCAGACAACCCAGAGAGATTCAGTAGGAGTCCCTGTGTGCTGGGATCTCCTGGATTCCGATCAGGGAAACATTACTGGGAAGTGGAGTATGGAACGCAGAGGGAATGGGCTGTTGGGGTGGCTGGGAAGTCTGTGGAGAGAAAGAAATATCTCACACTTGTCCCTGAAGAACGGATTTGGCAAGTCGGTCTCTGGTGGCTTAGGCGACTGGAAACTGATGCTAACAAGCCCCCCAAAAGCTCTGGAATCATTTCCATATTTGTGGATTATGATAGGGAAAGAGTGGTTTTTGACATGGATGGCAAAATCACTACTTTCAACACCAGTTTCAATGGGGAGGAAATTTTACCCCTTTTCTATGCAGGGGGAACTGTTTCACTCAAGATTGTTTGA